In one Silene latifolia isolate original U9 population chromosome 10, ASM4854445v1, whole genome shotgun sequence genomic region, the following are encoded:
- the LOC141608044 gene encoding uncharacterized protein LOC141608044, producing MWPKKPTPRENDRRDASKRCEYHSNIGHNTEDCVVLRKEVKHLYSVGCFDHLLPKGEKSGKVNTADQAQPSPPPPYSKVVSVITGGSEIYGLTYSAAKRHATETKGDKPEFSLRVSRQDLLTISFDEADIPDMAEHHHDALIITLSIRNCLVKKILVDTGSSVNLIMLETLKNMGFNEKDLVQKAVPLVGFSGETKLSLGEIMIPTFVGGMNKQVRYLVIDGPSTYNVILGRPWIHEMKAVPSTYHQSLKFPSPWGVQEIQGDQNIARDCYKNALKPTAAGPT from the coding sequence ATGTGGCCCAAGAAGCCTACACCCAGGGAGAACGACAGAAGAGATGCCAGCAAAAGGTGTGAATACCACAGCAATATTGGCCACAATACAGAAGACTGTGTAGTACTACGAAAGGAAGTTAAGCACCTCTACAGTGTTGGATGCTTTGATCACCTTCTCCCCAAAGGAGAAAAATCTGGAAAGGTTAATACTGCTGACCAGGCCCAACCGTCCCCACCTCCACCTTACTCAAAGGTCGTGAGCGTCATCACAGGAGGATCGGAAATATATGGTCTCACTTATTCAGCAGCAAAGCGCCATGCAACCGAGACTAAAGGAGATAAACCAGAGTTCTCCCTCAGGGTCAGCAGACAGGATCTACTAACAATCTCATTCGACGAGGCAGACATACCCGATATGGCAGAACACCACCATGACGCCTTGATCATTACCCTTTCCATAAGGAACTGCCTTGTTAAAAAAatattggtagatacaggaagctctgtGAACCTCATAATGCTGGAAACCTTGAAGAATATGGGGTTCAACGAGAAAGACCTGGTGCAGAAGGCGGTACCCTTGGTAGGCTTTAGCGGAGAAACTAAACTATCCCTTGGAGAAATAATGATTCCTACCTTTGTAGGGGGTATGAACAAACAGGTACGGTACTTGGTCATTGATGGTCCGTCAACTTATAACGTGATACTTGGCAGGCCTTGGATCCATGAAATGAAAGCGGTACCATCAACGTACCATCAGAGCCTGAAGTTCCCTTCACCCTGGGGGGTACAGGAGATACAGGGAGATCAAAATATCGCTCGGGATTGCTACAAGAACGCTCTGAAACCCACTGCAGCTGGTCcaacatag